Proteins encoded by one window of Babylonia areolata isolate BAREFJ2019XMU chromosome 8, ASM4173473v1, whole genome shotgun sequence:
- the LOC143284845 gene encoding ADP-ribosylation factor-like protein 8A isoform X1 gives MSLSFFQRLLNWWRRLFWKAPTDMTFVGLHNAGKSTLVHVLASGQFNEDMIPTVGFNMRKITKGNVTIKLWDIGGQPRFRSMWERYCRGVNAIVYMVDAADHDKLEASRNELHNLLDKPQLQGVPVLVLGNKRDLDGALDEKELIDRMNLSSIQDREICCYSISCKEKENIDITLQWLIQHSKSGR, from the exons ATGTCTTTGAGTTTCTTTCAAAGGCTTTTGAACTGGTGGAGAAGACTGTTCTGGAAGGCACCCACCGATATGACTTTTGTGGGTTTGCACAATGCAGGGAAATCGACACTTGTGCATGTTCTTGCT tcaggTCAGTTCAACGAGGACATGATCCCCACAGTGGGCTTCAACATGCGCAAAATCACCAAGGGCAACGTCACCATCAAG TTGTGGGACATTGGTGGTcagccaagattcagaagcatgTGGGAAAGATACTGCCGAGGTGTCAACGCTATTGT gtACATGGTGGACGCGGCAGACCACGACAAGCTGGAGGCGTCTCGCAATGAGCTGCACAACCTGCTGGACAAGCCCCAGCTGCAGGGTGTGCCCGTGCTGGTGCTGGGCAACAAGCGAGACCTGGACGGGGCGCTGGATGAGAAGGAGCTCATCGACAGGAT gaATCTGTCCTCCATCCAAGACAGAGAAATTTGCTGCTACTCAATATcttgcaaagagaaagagaacattg aTATTACTCTACAGTGGTTGATTCAGCATTCCAAATCTGGACGCTAA
- the LOC143284845 gene encoding ADP-ribosylation factor-like protein 8A isoform X2, producing the protein MLAFFQRILDWFKSLFWKEEMELTLVGLQYSGKTTFVNVIASGQFNEDMIPTVGFNMRKITKGNVTIKLWDIGGQPRFRSMWERYCRGVNAIVYMVDAADHDKLEASRNELHNLLDKPQLQGVPVLVLGNKRDLDGALDEKELIDRMNLSSIQDREICCYSISCKEKENIDITLQWLIQHSKSGR; encoded by the exons ATGCTGGCTTTTTTTCAACGAATTTTAGACTGGTTCAAAAGTTTATTTTGGAAAGAAGAGATGGAGCTGACTTTAGTAGGTCTCCAGTACTCAGGAAAGACTACATTCGTCAATGTAATCGCT tcaggTCAGTTCAACGAGGACATGATCCCCACAGTGGGCTTCAACATGCGCAAAATCACCAAGGGCAACGTCACCATCAAG TTGTGGGACATTGGTGGTcagccaagattcagaagcatgTGGGAAAGATACTGCCGAGGTGTCAACGCTATTGT gtACATGGTGGACGCGGCAGACCACGACAAGCTGGAGGCGTCTCGCAATGAGCTGCACAACCTGCTGGACAAGCCCCAGCTGCAGGGTGTGCCCGTGCTGGTGCTGGGCAACAAGCGAGACCTGGACGGGGCGCTGGATGAGAAGGAGCTCATCGACAGGAT gaATCTGTCCTCCATCCAAGACAGAGAAATTTGCTGCTACTCAATATcttgcaaagagaaagagaacattg aTATTACTCTACAGTGGTTGATTCAGCATTCCAAATCTGGACGCTAA